CGTGTCAACGCGATCAATCCTGGCCCCCTCCGAAAGGACAACTACTACGCGTCGGTATCGTCGGAGACGGCGGCGGCGATGGCGGAGTTAGAGGCGCGGGTACCGAAAGGCGACGCTGTTCCCCTGAGCGCCGTTGCCGAGAGCGTAGCGTTGCTGGCCGATCCGCGTAATGAGTGGGTTACCGGCGAAATCCTTCACGTTGACGGCGGGCTCGCCGCGCTGTAAACGCTGCCGGTCGGAGCCGTATATCGCTATCGCGTCACCAACTACTATTATATACCTTATATCTATGCAAAGATTCATTGTAATTGCTCAACCATATAGCGTTGTGATTACCCAACGACGGTACTTAGAGCGGAATGTGGAGTGGCGGACGAACAAGCCGGCGCTCGAGATCGTCGACTCGGACGAGACGGTCACCTACGCAGAGTTCGACGAGCGGGTCAACCGCATCGCAAACGCGCTGACGGATCGCGGTGTCCGGAAGGGCGATCGCGTCGCGATGGTCCTGTTCAATACGGTCGAGTTTCCGGTGACCCTGTACGCGTGTTACAAACTCGGTGCGGTGCCGGTGCCGATCAACTTCATGCTCGCACAGGACAACTTCAGGTACATCTTCGACGACATCGCTCCGAAGGTCCTGGTCTACGACGCGGCGGTCGAAGACGACATCACCGCCGCACTGGAGTCTGCGACCGTTACGGCCCACACTGTCGGCGTCGACGACTGTGCGAACGCGGACGAATCCTTCGAATCGCTCGCCGATGACGACGCAAGCCCGCCACCCGAGGTTCCGATCGAACCCGGCGACCCAACGTACATCCTCTACACGAGCGGCACGACCGGGATGCCGAAAGGCGTCACCTTCACGGCCGAGACGGCGTCCAACCGCGCACAGGAAGGGGCTCGAAATATCGGTCACTCACAGGCGACCGTCGCGCTCCAGCTCTCGCCGTGGTTCCACGCCGGCGGGGTGGATCTCACGGTCCATCCCGTGATCGAAGCCGGTGGGACGATCCTCGTCACGCAGGATTGGGAACCGGAGTCGGTGGTCGAGATGGTCGAAACGGAGGACGTCACACATATCGTGGGCGTCCCGACCGTCGCCCAGCGGATGACCGAACTCGAGGGGATCGACGAGCGTGACCTCTCCAGTCTGGACTGTCTGCTGTGTATGGGCTCGCCGCTGTCGAAACAGTTGGCCGAGGAGATTATGGAGACGATCACGCCGAACCTGTACAACGGGTACGGGACGACGGAGACGCTACTCGATACGATGCTCCGACCGGAGGACCTGCCCGAACACGCCGGATCGGCGGGGCGACCCACGAACGACACCGAGGTCAACATCATCGAGTTCGACCGCTCCCGCGTCGTCGCGCCCGATGAAACGGTTCCGCACGGTGAGGAAGGCGAGATCGTCGTGTCCAGCGATGCCGCGCTGGACTACTACTTCGGTAGCAAGGAGAAGACCAAAGAGTCGATCCGGAGCGACTGGTACTACACCGACGACCTCGGCGTGATCGACGACGGGTATCTCACGATCACCGGCCGCGCCGACGACATGATCCTCTCGGGCGGTGAACTCGTCTCGCCGATCGAAGTCGAGGAGGCCCTGGAGGCTAACGATGACGTCGAAGCGGCTACCGTCGTCGGTACCGAA
This region of Natrinema sp. DC36 genomic DNA includes:
- a CDS encoding class I adenylate-forming enzyme family protein, yielding MITQRRYLERNVEWRTNKPALEIVDSDETVTYAEFDERVNRIANALTDRGVRKGDRVAMVLFNTVEFPVTLYACYKLGAVPVPINFMLAQDNFRYIFDDIAPKVLVYDAAVEDDITAALESATVTAHTVGVDDCANADESFESLADDDASPPPEVPIEPGDPTYILYTSGTTGMPKGVTFTAETASNRAQEGARNIGHSQATVALQLSPWFHAGGVDLTVHPVIEAGGTILVTQDWEPESVVEMVETEDVTHIVGVPTVAQRMTELEGIDERDLSSLDCLLCMGSPLSKQLAEEIMETITPNLYNGYGTTETLLDTMLRPEDLPEHAGSAGRPTNDTEVNIIEFDRSRVVAPDETVPHGEEGEIVVSSDAALDYYFGSKEKTKESIRSDWYYTDDLGVIDDGYLTITGRADDMILSGGELVSPIEVEEALEANDDVEAATVVGTEDEEWGQIVTAYVVADDLDADDLDEYCKDNESLADYKRPRKYEFVDEIERTATGKKQRYKYRDD